From Oligoflexia bacterium, a single genomic window includes:
- a CDS encoding SDR family oxidoreductase, protein MANKTIVISGGASGIGFATALLFAKNDYTVYILDKNKPNQKINNIEFLSCDVADYDQVNSLISRIIQKTKTIDALFANAGMHFYATVEETKQSDLELLIDVNIKGIFNLLKAVMPIMKKQNQGAIVITGSDQSLVGKKNSAAYGLSKAAIAQLAKSSALDYAKWNVRVNCVCPGAIKTALYDEAIKAYAEKNLLEIEATENKVRSNIPMMRIGKPEEVAELVYFLCSEKASYITGASISIDGGYCAQ, encoded by the coding sequence ATGGCAAATAAGACCATAGTAATATCAGGAGGAGCTTCAGGAATAGGGTTTGCAACGGCCTTGCTTTTTGCAAAAAATGATTACACTGTTTATATTTTAGATAAAAATAAGCCTAATCAAAAAATAAACAACATTGAATTTTTAAGTTGCGATGTTGCAGATTACGATCAGGTTAATTCATTGATTTCTAGAATTATACAAAAAACAAAAACAATTGATGCGCTGTTTGCCAATGCTGGAATGCATTTTTATGCCACAGTAGAAGAGACCAAGCAAAGTGATTTAGAGCTGCTGATTGATGTTAATATTAAAGGAATTTTTAATTTACTTAAAGCGGTTATGCCCATCATGAAAAAACAAAATCAAGGAGCAATCGTAATTACTGGATCTGATCAATCATTGGTGGGTAAAAAAAATAGTGCTGCATATGGTTTAAGTAAAGCAGCCATTGCTCAATTGGCAAAAAGTTCAGCATTGGATTATGCCAAGTGGAATGTAAGAGTTAACTGTGTATGTCCGGGAGCTATTAAAACGGCATTGTATGATGAAGCAATAAAGGCATATGCAGAAAAAAATTTACTTGAAATAGAAGCTACAGAGAATAAAGTAAGATCCAATATACCCATGATGAGAATTGGGAAGCCAGAAGAAGTGGCTGAATTGGTCTATTTTTTATGTTCAGAAAAAGCTTCCTATATTACGGGAGCTTCAATAAGCATTGATGGTGGTTATTGTGCTCAGTAA
- a CDS encoding BamA/TamA family outer membrane protein — protein sequence MIKYIFWIITFSSVPINVFAKVTVKWLNVSNNEDKIEYQNFVKNNFNEKYSPQDISEFIKLSHQRYPVEKIIVEKTTNGFTLKVKQKVFLNQVNFKGYKNISKKRLFEASQFVGGKYYSEYEIDNMVKNIKNYYRERSFWNVAVDYELLTNQQKKNNAIDFVLLEGVSCRVRSIQFNYLSEQRLPKNLLKKIPVNKGVLCDELKIKDKLRRYDQKIRSYGYRQFDFQNIRLDFDAEKKNADLVLDVDVGKLVEIKFKGNTFVFERGSVLLEQLSMQSEKVFGETWSKFTAVPAIKDFYTALGYPFTKVIVYRNETEKKLEILFDITRGDRFFIDDISFKELNHKSFINLEKVFKAYSLTQSRRNIFVKDEFEQSVDSMISFYQNKGFIRTLVDDIDYNYNLSSRSVNIITKFNVSERSFFKKFTYIGNTVFTNNQLDKKMNFKIDEAISPLKLSEQVELLINEYRVLGYKNVSIDYPKINDISEGYNQIALNIKEGNKIFIGKVKIEGNQTTKERIINKNLDFKEGDVLNPDKIRSSRRNLLQSGFFESVFIDTQSKPINQLQDVVVRLKERKKRSVILSPGFSTDDGVRARVEYRHVNIGGTGRQLNLLTRFNRKFNDRTTTERRLGITYIEPFIYGRTNASLSFLNERVDDQQFDLERNLFRVGIENAFLQRLRPRFNWILEFREPFNVEEGASLNPIDEQAARFGSLVLETDLDLRDDFLNPIKGTYHQFKFELYDKAFLSEQEFWKLYIKNNFYWPIYKRVRTVLSVRLGFSETYGDTVEENIPIEKRFRIGGSSSFRGARFNCIGGVTNGDPENCSDNLTNQAPGGNSMFNYLFEVLVPITESIDIALFTDGGNAYLTNNEFDVFNIRTAAGAGIRLNTFFGPMRFDYGVLLDRRAGENLGTFHFSVGQF from the coding sequence TTGATTAAATATATTTTCTGGATAATCACATTTAGTAGTGTCCCAATTAATGTTTTTGCCAAAGTTACAGTTAAATGGCTTAATGTAAGTAATAATGAAGATAAAATTGAGTATCAAAATTTTGTTAAAAATAATTTTAATGAAAAATATTCACCGCAAGATATTTCTGAATTTATAAAGCTTTCGCACCAAAGATATCCTGTTGAAAAAATTATAGTTGAAAAAACTACTAATGGTTTTACCTTAAAAGTGAAGCAGAAAGTTTTTTTAAATCAAGTTAATTTCAAAGGTTATAAAAATATTTCAAAAAAGAGATTGTTTGAAGCATCGCAATTTGTTGGCGGTAAGTATTATTCAGAATATGAAATTGATAATATGGTAAAAAATATTAAGAACTATTACCGTGAGCGATCATTTTGGAATGTTGCAGTTGATTATGAGCTTTTAACAAATCAACAAAAAAAAAATAATGCTATAGATTTTGTTCTTTTAGAAGGAGTTTCTTGTCGTGTTCGATCTATTCAGTTCAATTATTTAAGTGAGCAGAGATTACCAAAAAATCTTCTAAAAAAAATTCCTGTAAATAAAGGAGTTTTGTGTGACGAACTGAAAATCAAAGATAAATTGAGAAGATATGATCAAAAAATTAGGTCCTATGGATATAGGCAGTTTGACTTTCAAAATATACGTTTGGACTTTGATGCGGAAAAGAAAAATGCTGACTTGGTTTTAGATGTAGATGTGGGGAAACTAGTAGAAATAAAATTTAAAGGAAATACATTTGTGTTTGAAAGAGGTTCAGTTTTATTAGAACAACTGTCAATGCAATCTGAAAAAGTTTTTGGTGAAACATGGTCAAAGTTTACAGCCGTTCCTGCAATTAAAGATTTTTATACTGCGTTAGGTTATCCATTTACAAAAGTCATTGTTTATAGAAATGAAACAGAAAAAAAGCTTGAAATTTTATTTGATATCACACGTGGAGATCGGTTTTTTATTGATGATATAAGTTTTAAAGAACTTAATCATAAAAGCTTTATTAATTTGGAAAAAGTGTTCAAAGCATATTCATTAACACAGTCAAGAAGAAATATTTTTGTTAAAGATGAGTTTGAGCAAAGTGTAGATTCAATGATTTCATTTTATCAAAATAAAGGTTTCATAAGAACTCTTGTTGATGACATTGATTACAATTATAACTTATCCAGTAGATCAGTGAATATAATAACCAAGTTTAATGTCAGTGAAAGGTCATTTTTTAAAAAATTTACTTATATTGGTAATACAGTGTTTACCAACAATCAATTAGATAAAAAAATGAATTTTAAAATTGATGAAGCAATCAGCCCATTAAAGCTGTCAGAGCAAGTTGAACTACTTATTAATGAATATCGTGTGCTTGGCTACAAAAACGTTAGTATTGACTATCCAAAAATAAATGACATTTCTGAAGGTTATAATCAGATTGCATTGAATATTAAAGAAGGAAATAAGATTTTTATAGGAAAAGTAAAAATAGAAGGTAATCAAACTACTAAAGAAAGAATCATCAATAAAAACTTAGATTTTAAAGAAGGTGATGTTTTAAATCCTGATAAAATTCGCTCAAGTCGAAGAAATCTGCTTCAATCAGGATTTTTTGAGTCAGTTTTTATTGATACACAAAGCAAACCTATTAATCAATTGCAAGACGTTGTTGTACGCTTAAAGGAAAGAAAAAAAAGATCTGTTATTCTTAGTCCAGGTTTTTCAACGGATGATGGGGTGAGAGCAAGGGTAGAATATAGACATGTGAATATTGGTGGTACAGGTAGGCAATTAAACCTCTTAACTCGATTTAATAGGAAATTCAATGACAGAACAACAACAGAAAGACGTTTAGGGATAACATATATTGAACCTTTTATTTATGGTCGAACCAATGCTTCTTTAAGCTTTTTAAATGAAAGAGTAGATGATCAACAGTTTGATTTGGAACGTAATCTTTTTAGAGTAGGTATAGAGAATGCTTTTCTTCAACGGTTACGGCCACGATTTAACTGGATTTTGGAGTTTAGAGAGCCTTTTAATGTGGAAGAAGGTGCAAGCTTAAACCCAATAGATGAACAAGCAGCACGCTTTGGATCACTGGTTTTAGAAACAGATTTAGATCTAAGAGATGACTTTTTAAACCCAATAAAAGGAACCTATCACCAGTTTAAGTTTGAATTGTATGATAAAGCATTTTTATCGGAGCAAGAATTTTGGAAACTTTATATAAAAAATAATTTTTATTGGCCAATATACAAACGAGTTCGTACGGTTTTATCGGTTAGGTTAGGGTTTTCAGAGACATATGGAGATACTGTAGAAGAGAATATACCCATTGAAAAACGCTTTAGAATAGGTGGGAGTTCAAGTTTTAGAGGAGCAAGATTCAATTGTATAGGTGGAGTAACCAATGGTGATCCAGAAAACTGTTCTGATAACTTAACCAATCAAGCACCTGGTGGAAATAGTATGTTTAATTATTTGTTTGAAGTCTTGGTTCCAATAACAGAATCAATTGATATAGCTCTGTTCACTGATGGAGGTAATGCATATTTAACAAATAATGAGTTTGATGTGTTTAATATACGTACGGCAGCAGGGGCTGGAATAAGGCTTAATACATTTTTTGGTCCTATGCGTTTTGATTATGGTGTTCTTTTAGATAGACGAGCTGGAGAAAACCTTGGGACCTTTCACTTTTCTGTGGGACAGTTTTAA